From Impatiens glandulifera chromosome 7, dImpGla2.1, whole genome shotgun sequence:
caaaaatagtatttattataTGCCCAAATTACAAccttaatagttttaattttatttattatcacatGATTCAatgaaatagagaaaaaaagttttaaaatcaaACCTTATGAATTTCAATAAAGATTATAATCTAATGCACTACTCCAAAACGCAACATACAAAATTTCAATctaaaaaaagtaaattgaataaaaatctaacatatCTCAACTTTTTTCagcttaattttgatattttattttacgaaAAATCTAGACACTATACATATTCTTCTTCTCATACCTATTTCTACTACATTCAAGTCTATGTTATTCACTTTCAATCTTATTTtatatgtgtatttttttttaatgattttgtcCAATTTTAATCAGATTCACATGTTTcttaatcttaatattttaagtaattttcattttattaactatatatttttatttagattgaaAAATATAGGATTTGGAGAATGTTTACACTTTTTCAAATTCGATTATCTTAAGTTAAATGGAGAgagtaatattaattttttttttataaaataaattctgatttcgaaaaaaaagaaaaaggatatatagagagagaggagaCAAACactaatatctttttttttttttttatcagtatACAAATCTATTTTCACATAttaggttatttgatctgatgTTATATAGGAGAAAACATATAtccatgaaaaaaaattattataagatgAACTCTTTGGGTTATTGAATGttattgttaataaaataaagtatttgaatattttaattaattattaaaaaacactcaTTTAGTTCACAAATAAATTCATGAAATTCCTAAGTAGAGATttcattatcatttatttatttatttatttatttttatataaaaagtgttataaatgattaattaattgatcTGTGAGTTCCAGCtgtaaattcaaaaaaaaaataaagaagtttATCCAGAACCttccttttaataataatattgctCTCGTCTTGGTGACCTGGCTTGGCCAATGGCCACGGtgcattttatatttatttacttatattttatcgAGAGTATAATTAAACGAGATAAAAATACAGATGAATTATAATATGAACAacttaaatatcaaataattcgTGTAAGGTTTTATAAGTTGAAAGGAGAATCGTTATCTTGAAGAGGATGgtaactaacttttttttttttcttacaaaaagaaaataattatgattcgtttcaaacattaaaaaaatcgaaaataaatatagaaactCAAAGGTTAACCATGAATGTTTATTCACTCTcaaatttatgtataaaataatattacatatattcaaatattatcaTTAGAGACATTTGAAAACATTGAATATCTAGATGCTTAAGAGAATTTATTAACTACATTTAATATGTCAGATATTACGAAAATgatgaattatgaaaaaaaattgaagaaaaaagttTTGATCAGTATGAttaaatgttttctttttcaaattttcgtataatcaagaagaagatgagcatcaagaagaagaagttttgattttttctttttttactctctttatttttattttctatttatgaCATAAATTTCAGTAAGAAGTTAAGacaaatatataatcaattcatttcattcatttttcaattaatttttttatcatctaatattaatatatatttataaaaacaactcACTCtcctcaaaataaataaataataataataataaaaaagtgttTGAATGGCTGATTTTTGAGGCAAGTGGACGGGTCTGAGTAGTCATTCTTCTTATCCACTGCCATTCTTCCAACCTCCTATTTATGTcccaataatattttataaaataaaattattaatcatggatttaattaatctaattatatCCAATATTTCTAAACCACATTCGGACAGATTTATTCAGTATAACCAAACtgatatatcatatttatttattaatatataacagaATTGGAtctatttaaaagataatagatatattaacatgaatatcaatttattataaCAAACAAGTTTTCAAGTTCTCAACcatatactattattattatgcattTAAGCTCTCATCGCTTGGCCATACATACAGTGCCGGTTACTTTctgtatttataaaatgaagaaTCAGAATttgctgaagaagaagaagcagcaATGGGAGGAGGCAACGGGCAGAAATCGAGGATGGCTCGAGAGAAGAACATCGAAAAGTTGAAAGGAAACAAAGGTGTGTTTTTTGATTTCTTATGTTATCTATCGATGGTGGCTTAATTCGTTTGTTTGTTTTGAACAACAGGAAGTCaacttgagaacaacaagaAAGCCATGTCTATTCAGGCAAATTCATCGTCTTCTTCATTAATTGGATTGGGGTTTAAAGTTTAAACCCATAATTaatagtttgtttgtttgtattgCAGTGCAAGATATGCATGCAGACATTCATGTGCACCACAACTGAAGTGAAGTGCAAGGAACACGCAGACGCCAAACACCCTAAAACCGGTCTTCAAACATGTTTCCCTCATCTCAACAACAAATGAAACCTATCATCATAACTCTCTATCAGACCAGACCAGACCAATctcaaatatgtatatatataaatcatcatCCTTGTAGTATatgtatacatacatatatatataagttatccCTGTTTGTTCAATCTTAAATCAATTTTGCTAATGCTTCTTTCTTAGATTACAAACATGACACATATAAAACATATTGTCAAAGACTGACTATAGAGATGATAAAtccaatgaaaaaaaaaatagcagtCTGTTCTAGTATTCACattaaatcaaacaatcaaaccagtaataataataaggtaAAACAAAACACTATCTTTGAAGCATCTCTCTATCTATTTATCATTGTTGCATTCTCATCCTGCTAGTTTCTGCAGCCCTCACTTGATGAAAATATGGGTGAGCCTGGTTGGTTAGATTccaccattattattattagtggaTCGATCAATCACATAATATCATTCACATATCACATCAATTATTTTACATACCATTGCTTCTTTTGCTGTTAGCCTATCTTGATGATCATAACGCAAAAGCTTGTCTAAGAAATCAATGGCTTCAGGTGAAACAAGATGTTGGTTCTCTGCATTAACAAATCTAGACCAGGCCTTCCTGCTATGCCTGCAACCGAATAAAATACCATTACAAGTGTGTGTGTGATTAGGGTGGAATCAAAAGAAACCCCATTAATCTTTCATTACCTTCCAACAAGAGCATCAAGCTGAGGATCAAGTTCTAGATGATACTTGTTCAAATATGTCTTCAATTCATCCGTACCTAACACCTGCCAACAACACACATAATCACCATCAAAACTAAATAACATCCACTAAACTAATTTTCAGTGTTTGATCTCTCATAACACAGCTCACTGTATGCAAAAGTGGCTGGCTCCTTTTACAAACAAACCTAGAATAGATGAGCCCTGTTAATAACTTTTGTTTAATTCGAACTATATAGATCTCTATCATCATATTCTATGCAATTAACAAAATAGAAGAGCATGCCTGAATCTCACATAATCTACATTTGATACCAGAAGTAAGCTAAATTTGATTATACTGAAATTAACATGATATGAAGGAAGATTGGAACTCTATGACTTAGGGAGGACATTATATAAAACGGATGACATGACAAAAATGAATACCACATGCAATCTTTCCAAAAGTGGATAAAACTTCAAAAATTATACTAGGATACAATTAGCAACTACGAAAATTAAAAACAGAAGCAGAAAAAGTTTTACTCGTTAACAGTATTCTCATTTCTCAACAACTTTTTGGTCAACTAGCATTTATAAACACTGAAGAGAACAACCTCCTGTACATAACCTATTGGACTGTAAAAACCAGGAGTAAGGCCCTActatatagaaagaaaaaaaaaataccaattCAATTAGGAGAGCCAAATAAATAACCTGTAATATCTGTTAGGATGAAcctaaaaggaaaaaaaaaacagaaacaaGCACACAAAAGCTCCAATAAGACAATAGTTTGTTTGCCTGTAGAAGCAATAAATATGAGAAGGGGCAATCAAAATTGAAAACCTAGAAGTACTTAGACAGGATATAGCATAGAAAAACTAAATGGAGTTGAGTGATCTATATATTCGATCCCAcataattgagaaaaaaatttatttgagtgGATAATTTGCTAAGCAAGCTGATTTGGCCAAGACTTTTCTTGGTAGAAGGAAAAAACATCATGCTTAGAAGCAAAAATGTGAGAAACCTAAATAAGGATACTTCCAAGAAAACCAAATATAACTCGGGCCTTGAAGCTCTACCAACATTAATGAAGTAGCTACTTCTGGAACTTAGAAAGTATAGCTCACCCAAATTCCTGGTATGGGCTTAATTAATTCATGTGGAATACTCCTTTCATGAAAAACTTTTGGTGCAGCAAAAAAATGAACAATTGTGAAACATGAGTATGGTTCCCTCAATGTATTCAGCAGTTTTGGGTTTGAGTTAGTTTAAATGACAAAATGGGTGTCAAGTTAAGAAATTGTTTACTCACTGCACATAGGGCAGCTAAGAAGTTATAGAAAGGAAGTGCCAAGCCCAAATATGTAAATATGTTGACAAAGATTTCCAAAAGAGTAAATATTAGATAATGAACATTAACCTAAAAAGGTATATAAAAATAGGTGCAGTACCTTGGCAATCTTAACAAGCTGATCACGGTTATCATGACCATAGAAAAATGGTTCTTTGCGGAAGATCTGCAGagtaagaaaaataattgtCCATGATGGATATTGTCATTAATAATTGTAGCTAAAATACAGAACACTGTACAATCCCTCACCATTCCTGCAAACATACAGCCCAGACTCCACATGTCCAAAGAATAGTCATAATCTTGCAAATCCACAAGAAGTTCAGGACCCTTGAAATACCTGAATGATACAAGATCTTAGAGATGAACATGAATAACTGCTACATAAAAAGTTGATATTTTCGTAACAACCCTGTAAAACAATATACATGTGATTGACTGCAATGTACTATTTCAATACTTTGTAAGCATAAGGAATAAACGTTTCTTAATAAATGAATTCCAAATTTAACATTCTTTTATATTGAGGCATACATCTGACAGTAAAGGATTCCATTCAAGAAGTACAGATGTCAGAGAAGTTCAACTCAAGGCTAAGATGAGATAACTATTGACTGATCAAACATGCAATCTTTAAACTAGAAAACTAAAGAAAGTTACAATAACATATTGGCCATGTGTCAGTAACCTGGCAAAAGGTGGGTTGCAAACATTACCACAAGGACAACTGTAACTCATCCTTTGATTTAGAGCCAAAATAGAAAACCTGAGTATTTAGGCAGTCATGGAAAGCCTTAGCTAATAGGCTCCCCAACTTTATTTGCTTTGAGAAAGTTGctataattaaaacttaaattcaGTTTCTACAGTAGATAATATGATGGTTGACTGGAGCATCTAGTCTTTCACTAAAAGGCCCTtgaagtaaaataattttaaatgtaagctTGCAATCTAAAGTAGTTTAAaatatgtatgaacttgtctttacaattaaaataattaagaatccAATATTCAGTCATAGGTAATTATGTGCACAGATAGAAGAATTGTGGATAGTTCCAAGTATGCAATGGGGAACATTTAGTAGGTTTTGGGTATTACGATCTGCAAATCCCTCTCAAGCATCTCCTCATTAAAAGAGAAAGGACATgatatttatttgatcatgtGAGTTAATAGATTCCGTAGCTTATATGCATGATAAAACAGACGAACCACATGAAACACTATACTCTATGAATAACTGCCTTGGAGCGACTCCAACGATATACTCTTTTCCTGGATGGTAGAATTTAACAaccatataaaaacaatttttttacatttctaTGGATAGTTAACTACCTTGAAGCGACTCGGACATTGTACTCTTTTCCTGGATGGTAGAACTCAGCAAGTCCCCAATCAATCAAGCGAAGTTTTCTTAGCTCGTGGTCAATCATAACATTATGAGGCTTGACATCCCTGTGCATTATGCCTTGAGAATGGCAATAATCTAAAGCCTGCAGTTTTCACAACAATTAAGCAGAAACAATGTCTTGATATCAGCAGATAGACAAATGCTTTTGATCTTTTCTGTCACTAAATAAGGTACTTAAATTTCAATATTCAAAGCATAAAATTTTAGGAACATGAACTAGTAAGCCCCATAACATAAAGACAAAAATAATGGTAGGCATTACAAACTAAATTGCATGCTACTTGAATACAGTGAGTGTTCCTGGTTGACAAATACAATTTGGTCTAATAGTTCAGTTGAGGAAGAAAGagtaaacaaaaaaacaaatgtttGTTCTCCACACATTTGGTGATCATTTGAAAAAGTTGCACATTAGAGTTTAAAGGTTAAACATACCTTGAGGAGCTCATAGATGTAGTAACGTATATCGTAGTCTGTCAGTGTTGGGTATAGAACTTTGAAGTCTGTACTGTTGACATATTCAAAAATTAAGCTTGGAGTCTTTGAGTGTTGATCTCTTACAATGTCAAAAAGCTTCACTATATTTGGGCCTCCACAAAGATTCTGAAGTATTTGTATTTCTCGTTTTATCTGCACAAGACATTTATAAGAAAAGAATACAAAGGGATGTAAGTAAACGGACTAAGTCTGGACATCTCACACATGCAGAACCATAATACATGTAATATTGGCTTCTTTCTAAGATTCTATAACTTCTGTGAACATGCATGATTGTTCATTGAATGTATAAACAGCTACATCATCCGCAGGTAATCAGAATATATGCAAATGCAACTTTCTCAAATTCACTAACAAGCAAAGTATGAAAGCAGATGACGGCATATCAAAAATACTAAACCGGACAATCAACTTACTACTAATTACCAACTGAAGTAGATTGTAAGATCGCTGACTTACCTTCTTCTTTTTCACAGGCTTAAGGATCTTGATGACACATTTTTCATTATTTGTGACATTTATGCCTTCAAAAACTTCACTGTACTTTCCTCTTCCAACCTTTCTAACAACCTCATAATCATCTTGATCCCTGTATTTTAAAACATGGAGAGGAAGTTTGATATCAATTGCAATAAAAACTGTTGAATAGATGCAAACATGCTTCCCCATTTACATAAATTGATCCCTCTTTCACAAATTGATTAATTCAGAAACAAAGAAACCACAAGGGAAACAACTCAGAAGAACCAATGGTTGGTTTGATTCATCCCCTTAAATGAATATATCCCAGTTCAAAAAAACACATATTGATACTTTATAACCTCAATAAAACAATAGAGAATCCATGTTCTTAGACCTTAAAGTTCCTCCAATCCCCACCTAGGGCatttaacataaaaatgatCATTTTAACTACTTCCGTCCGTAAGCATCACAAAACAAACACAAGACAGATACTTTCTTTACAACCCTGAAAAAAATTGTCGAGATAACTCACTCCCTACCACCCatatgaaatcaaaatcgatAGAGAGAAAGGGATAATCGCTGTTACCCCCACTGCACGATGAGAGACTCGTACTCCCAGTACTCCCGGGGACGGTGAACGTTTACATCGGCATATACCCGAGCCCTTGACATCCTTCTCTACAGCTCGAAGTCGTTCGTTAGCGCGAAGAAGATGAACCCTTAAAACTCAGGGaagaaacaataatatatattattttgatcgGTAGGATGGCTGACGATCTGAAGATTCTTTCTTTGGTACTTGGAATGGTaacttctcttctcttctcgcACTTCTGCAGGTGTATAAATATGGGGCCTGGGATTCGGCCCGAAACACTATCGGCTTACTGGTCAAAGCCGAACTCCTCTCTCACTAAGATTCTTCGATATTtggatttttagttttttttaaggatttttagtGCATTCGTGATGATTTAGAAAAGtgttttttatgataaaaaatgttaaaagtattaatatataaaaataaaataaaaaatattttaattaataaatttaaaaaattgagagtaaaataatatttgattatttaaataattaaaattcaaccaacatttatttaaaatttaacattactTTATCTGTAACtacaaaatgattttatttttttatattcagtaaaaacattttttataaaaaaactttataaaactGAAAAAATCACTTTCTCACATCTTGccattatatattttcattaaaattattataatatcaatatCACAATTATTAACTAAACTCTAAACTCATTCAAAATGTTTCTATTTCAATCAATTTGAAATTGGAGTTCTAATGAAATTTACAGGTGTtgtaattttcaaataatccgaaTTTCAAAGAATATAAAGCCAAACTATGTGAATTAAATGTGTGATATTTGATTTCTTAATCGCGACTTTTACTAATTGAGCTACATAATGATTTACTTTTCATGACCTgctaataagataataaaaatcaCAAACTTACATAAAAACAAATAGTACAGTGATTCTCCTTAAAGTTCACCAATTTGTAACGATCTAGATCTAAAGACAGGAAGATCCTCCAAAAGACTAGATTACTCTGTTGCAGGATCGGAACCAGCCTTGTCATATAACCGATACATGAGGGTAGATTTTGCCATCTGGGGCTCTCTTTCAAGTACAGCGATTACGTCCTTAATTGAGATAGTGCGCACCACTTTCTGCTGCGGAACAAAAACAGAGCTCCGACCAAATTTTCTACCCAGTCCTATTCATTCATTCGTTCATTAGACTATGAAACAGATTagaaaatgtaataatatttttaaagagcAGGCTTACCAGATGTGGAGGTAGTAGCTGACTGGCCCCTATTTTCTCCGTCTTGACTATCTCTACTAGTTTTACCAGAAGATGATGGTGTATTGCTGCTCAACTCTTTAGTTGGCTGTGAACCGGAGGCTACATCACTTACTCCTTCGCGTTTCTGTCTAGCCTGCTCAGCCATTAGTTGCCACTTTGATAACATGTCGTCTCCACCTGCTGCAGCACGTGCAGCCACATTTGCTGCTGTTGTTCTCATTTTATCGTCTTCCTCTTTGTTAACCTGATTTCGATAAGAATATCACTATGATCTTTTTTGCTAAGAAAACTTGTTCTTGTCAATGCTGATACTAAATTTTAAGGTGCAGTTTAATCCAGTGTTGGAATAATCTGAATTTTAAGTGAttgatttcttttttgaaaaatatcaactttttatataaaagaagaaagaaCCCAAGATGCATTTGATAACACGAGCAAG
This genomic window contains:
- the LOC124945737 gene encoding casein kinase II subunit alpha-2-like, with translation MSRARVYADVNVHRPREYWEYESLIVQWGDQDDYEVVRKVGRGKYSEVFEGINVTNNEKCVIKILKPVKKKKIKREIQILQNLCGGPNIVKLFDIVRDQHSKTPSLIFEYVNSTDFKVLYPTLTDYDIRYYIYELLKALDYCHSQGIMHRDVKPHNVMIDHELRKLRLIDWGLAEFYHPGKEYNVRVASRYFKGPELLVDLQDYDYSLDMWSLGCMFAGMIFRKEPFFYGHDNRDQLVKIAKVLGTDELKTYLNKYHLELDPQLDALVGRHSRKAWSRFVNAENQHLVSPEAIDFLDKLLRYDHQDRLTAKEAMAHPYFHQVRAAETSRMRMQQ
- the LOC124945738 gene encoding uncharacterized protein At2g23090-like, with product MGGGNGQKSRMAREKNIEKLKGNKGSQLENNKKAMSIQCKICMQTFMCTTTEVKCKEHADAKHPKTGLQTCFPHLNNK